From the Aspergillus puulaauensis MK2 DNA, chromosome 1, nearly complete sequence genome, the window ATAGACTTCCCAATGACTCCGGCCAGGTTCGCTGCCCCGTCGAGTCTCCCTCCCCATTTGACTGTCTCTTGGATCCAGGTATCCACCGTGCTGGCCTTGCGGACGTCGATGACCATTGAAAAGATATCACCGTGGCCGGCGTTTTTTATTTCCTTGGCCACAGCGTCCAGGCCCTCTTGCTGTAGGTCGCCAATGGATACTTTGGCCCCTAGAGACGCAGCAAGCATCGCGGTGCAGCGGCCAATTCCAGAGGCGCCACCGGTAATGGCAATCACTTTACCAGATAGAGATATCATATTGCAGATTTGGGTTTAGAATGTATGTAATGGCAGACGAGCATAGAGGCTGCTCTTCGATATAAGATTTACACAAGGATATTGCCAGGCATGCACGCACACCTTTCGGGAATAAACAGCCACATCTCGATTTCATGCAATGGGTAATCTCTTCCTATGATGTACAGAGAAGCCAattccagactccagctGACACTTCTGCTTGTCAATTTCTACCCTATAGTGCTTGCTCTCTGGATACAGGATCAACCAGAGCAACAATGGCCCTCACTGTCTTGTCAGGGCCCATCATGCGCGCTCCATCGGGCCCCAGAACGTCTCGCATCTCATCGCTGGCTGCAAACTGGCGATAGTCCTCCCAGCTGTGGAAATACATCTCCGAGCAGGCATCCCATTCGAAGTCGAGAACTGAGAGTCCCAtctttgcagcctctttgGTAAGCTCGCGGGCGTTGTGGACTTGAGTGTATCCTTGGATTCTGGTGTCGCGATAGATTTTAGACGCGACAACTAGCGTTCCATGCGTATCCCGCCAGTAGGTATCGAACTCGGCCTGCGATATCGAAGGATCTTTGCGGAAGAAACAGCTCACTCGGATCAGGGGGCTGGtagggcgaggaaggaggatGTCCTTCTGGCTTGAGGACGCTGCCATGGTTCAAAGGGTTTGATATCGTTGGTTTAGGAATTCAAACACGACCAAGTCAACTGGTGTCCTATTCAGTCTGGCTCTTATAATCGTACATGCGAggcccctccttcttcgacaCTTTCGACATTCTGGATGGTGTTGGCGGGTGTCTTTTTCCGGCCTGCTGTTTAGCCCTACATGGCCACTCATCCCAGGCAGTTCCATTTCTATTATACAACTCCCAGTTTGAAAGACCATCCAACCAGGGATTTCCAGTTCTAATCATCGTAAACATGTTGGGCGCACGCACTGCCACCGAAAGTGCTTGGTATCTGGCCTCAGTCGGTTTCGTGCTGGCCTCCTGCTATACTGTTGTACTGGCCATCTATCGCCTGAATTTACACCCTTTGGCAAAGTTTCCCGGGCCCAGGCTCCGCGCAATTAGCTCGTTGCCATCGATTTACTCGCTGTTGCGCGGTCGATTGGGGTTCGATAATAAGAAACTGCACGACAAGTATGGGCCCGTGGTACGAGTCTCGCCGAACGAGCTGTCGTTCAACTCAGCCCAGTCCTGGGAAGACATCTACGGATTCAAGACTGGTGGACGCAAGAACATGCACAAGGATCCAATCCATGTCGGTTCAGTCGACCCTTTGCCAGGGGCCTCGACGCTGACGATGGCGGACGACACCAACCACGCCCGACAGCGACGGGCGCTCTCGCATTCTTTCTCGGAGCGTGCATTGAGGGATCAAGAGTATATAATCCAGCATTATGTCGACATCCTGATCACCAAATTGAAGAGCAAGGCCGACCAGGCGGAAGAATTCAACCTGGTCAACTGGTTGAACTTCACCACCTTCGACATCATCGGCGACCTGGCCTTTGGAGAGCCCTTTGGCTGTCTGGACTTGGGTGCATTCCACTCCTGGGTAGCCCTGATCTTCGAGACAGTGAAAGTCGGTGCCCTGGAGCAGGCCACGCGGCGCTTTGCTGAGGCAGGCTCGTGGACGCAGTCTCTCCTGCTGCATATGATCCCAGAATATCTGAGGAAAAGACGCCGCGATCACTTGTCGCTCAGcaaggagaaggtcgagcaACGTCTACGGAATGGAGGAACTGACCATACGGACTTCATCTACTATATCCTGCGACAGCGGGAGAAGTACGACCTGCACGACAACGAGATCATCCTCAACAGTGCTCTGTTCATTGTTGCTGGCAGCGAGACCACGGCGAACCTGCTTTCAGGCCTGTTTGCACGGCTTCTTCGAAATACAGACAAGATGCAAAAGCTCTACGCCGAGGTGCGTTCCACGTTCCAGAGCGAAGACCAGATCAACTACGACAGTACCAGCCAGCTGCCCTACATCAACGCATGCCTAGAAGAGGGACTGCGCATCCAtcctccagtcccagttGGACTGTTGCGAACTGTGCCCAAAGCTGGCGATACGATCGATGGCCACTGGGTTCCCGGCGGGACGTCTGTCTCGACAGGTGGATGGGCTGCATCGCACAATCCAGCCAACTTCTGGGACTGCGATACCTTTATACCCGAGCGCTGGCTAGATGGCGCAGGTGGAGCCTTTGCGACCGATATAAAGAGCGGAATGCAGCCCTTCTCGCTGGGCCCTCGGGGCTGTATCGGCAAGAATCTCTCCTACATGGAAATGCGCGTCATTCTTGCTCGGCTGGTATGGAACTTTGACGTCGTCAGTACAGACGGGGTTTGGCAGTGGAGTCCTGAGGGCGAAATGAAGCACATGAAGGCGTATACGACGTGGCAGAAGCCTGATCTCAACGTACGAGTGACAAGGGCGCAGCAGGGTGAGGGTGGACGGACTTCTAGCTCGTATGCAGCAAAGACCCAGGCGGAGAGGTTACGACAGAAGTCATAAGGTTACAGATAGCTATTATTGTTAATTAAAGTCTTTAAATTGCACTGGTTGTTACATATCAAGATGCATCAATACTGC encodes:
- a CDS encoding EthD domain-containing protein (InterPro:IPR011008,IPR009799;~PFAM:PF07110;~go_function: GO:0016491 - oxidoreductase activity [Evidence IEA]), translating into MAASSSQKDILLPRPTSPLIRVSCFFRKDPSISQAEFDTYWRDTHGTLVVASKIYRDTRIQGYTQVHNARELTKEAAKMGLSVLDFEWDACSEMYFHSWEDYRQFAASDEMRDVLGPDGARMMGPDKTVRAIVALVDPVSREQAL
- a CDS encoding cytochrome P450 (COG:Q;~EggNog:ENOG410QCZ7;~InterPro:IPR001128,IPR017972,IPR002401,IPR036396;~PFAM:PF00067;~TransMembrane:1 (o12-32i);~go_function: GO:0005506 - iron ion binding [Evidence IEA];~go_function: GO:0016705 - oxidoreductase activity, acting on paired donors, with incorporation or reduction of molecular oxygen [Evidence IEA];~go_function: GO:0020037 - heme binding [Evidence IEA];~go_process: GO:0055114 - oxidation-reduction process [Evidence IEA]), translated to MLGARTATESAWYLASVGFVLASCYTVVLAIYRLNLHPLAKFPGPRLRAISSLPSIYSLLRGRLGFDNKKLHDKYGPVVRVSPNELSFNSAQSWEDIYGFKTGGRKNMHKDPIHVGSVDPLPGASTLTMADDTNHARQRRALSHSFSERALRDQEYIIQHYVDILITKLKSKADQAEEFNLVNWLNFTTFDIIGDLAFGEPFGCLDLGAFHSWVALIFETVKVGALEQATRRFAEAGSWTQSLLLHMIPEYLRKRRRDHLSLSKEKVEQRLRNGGTDHTDFIYYILRQREKYDLHDNEIILNSALFIVAGSETTANLLSGLFARLLRNTDKMQKLYAEVRSTFQSEDQINYDSTSQLPYINACLEEGLRIHPPVPVGLLRTVPKAGDTIDGHWVPGGTSVSTGGWAASHNPANFWDCDTFIPERWLDGAGGAFATDIKSGMQPFSLGPRGCIGKNLSYMEMRVILARLVWNFDVVSTDGVWQWSPEGEMKHMKAYTTWQKPDLNVRVTRAQQGEGGRTSSSYAAKTQAERLRQKS